One Pseudomonas muyukensis DNA segment encodes these proteins:
- a CDS encoding LysR family transcriptional regulator, with amino-acid sequence MEPNRFGDIAAFVSAVKAGSFTAAAASLGLTRSAVGKGIARLEVRMGVRLLNRTTRKLSLTDEGLVAFERWRQILDDLDEVESTMALRRGKPTGTLRLTAPLSFGQRHVLPILDAYLKQWPDLRADIRFTDRYVDLVEEGVDVAVRIGAPKEDSQLLTRTVAWQQFVTCASPGYLERHGTPQVPADLYGHDKIAFLVGEKSAPWRFRTEAGLHLCEEPGRLNIDSSEAMLAGARAGFGLIHLPTYITSDDLRAGALLEVLHDYRPPAEPIRIVYPSKRHLSPRVRGFIDLLVARWEGGVPWEV; translated from the coding sequence ATGGAACCCAACCGTTTCGGCGATATCGCCGCCTTTGTCAGCGCCGTGAAAGCCGGCAGCTTCACCGCAGCGGCGGCCAGCCTGGGCTTGACCCGCTCGGCGGTGGGCAAGGGCATCGCCCGCCTGGAGGTGCGCATGGGCGTGCGCCTGCTCAACCGCACCACGCGCAAGTTGAGCCTGACCGACGAAGGGCTGGTGGCGTTCGAGCGCTGGCGGCAGATTCTCGACGACCTCGACGAGGTCGAGAGCACCATGGCCCTGCGCCGGGGCAAGCCCACCGGCACCCTGCGCCTGACCGCGCCGCTGTCGTTCGGCCAGCGCCATGTGCTGCCGATTCTCGATGCCTATCTCAAGCAGTGGCCCGACCTGCGCGCCGATATCCGGTTCACCGACCGGTATGTCGACCTGGTCGAGGAGGGCGTCGACGTGGCGGTGCGTATCGGCGCGCCGAAAGAGGACTCGCAGCTGCTGACCCGTACCGTGGCCTGGCAGCAGTTCGTCACCTGCGCCTCGCCCGGCTACCTCGAGCGTCACGGCACCCCGCAGGTGCCGGCGGACCTGTATGGGCATGACAAGATTGCCTTCCTGGTTGGCGAAAAGTCCGCGCCCTGGCGCTTTCGCACCGAGGCCGGGCTGCACCTGTGCGAGGAACCCGGGCGGCTCAACATCGACAGCTCAGAAGCCATGCTGGCCGGTGCGCGGGCCGGGTTCGGGCTGATCCACCTGCCGACCTACATCACCAGCGACGACTTGCGCGCCGGGGCTTTGCTGGAGGTGTTGCACGATTATCGGCCGCCAGCGGAGCCGATCCGTATCGTCTACCCGAGCAAGCGCCACCTGTCGCCACGGGTGCGAGGGTTCATCGACCTGCTGGTGGCGCGCTGGGAGGGCGGCGTGCCGTGGGAGGTCTGA
- a CDS encoding aldehyde dehydrogenase family protein codes for MNTELPILPATRAFLARKLKMRIGAEWQDAASGQTMTFRNPATGEVLGEVPSAQAQDVDRAVHAARQAFDDSAWSRMRPRERQNLLWRLADLMERDAQQLAELECLNNGKSAVVAKVMDVQLAIDFLRYMAGWATKIEGSTVEPSMPLMPDGDFHAFVRREAVGVVGAIVAWNFPLLLACWKLGPALATGCTMVLKPADETPLSVLKLAELVDEAGYPAGVLNVVTGTGLNAGAALSRHPGVDKLTFTGSTEVGKLIGKAAMDNMTRVTLELGGKSPTIVMPDANLQEAAAGAAMAIFFNQGQVCCAGSRLYVHRKHFDNVVADIAGIANGMKLGNGLDPSVQMGPLISAKQQDRVTGYINLGRELGATLACGGEGFGPGYFVKPTVLVDVDQRHRLVQEEIFGPVLVAMPFDDLDEVVRLANDNPYGLGASIWSNDLAAVHRMIPRIKSGSVWVNCHSALDPALPFGGYKMSGVGREMGAAAIEHYTELKAVMMKL; via the coding sequence ATGAATACCGAACTGCCGATTCTCCCCGCTACCCGCGCCTTCCTGGCGCGCAAGCTGAAGATGCGTATCGGCGCTGAGTGGCAGGATGCCGCAAGTGGCCAGACCATGACCTTCCGTAACCCGGCCACCGGGGAAGTGCTTGGTGAAGTGCCCTCGGCCCAGGCACAGGACGTGGACCGCGCGGTGCACGCCGCGCGCCAGGCCTTCGACGACTCGGCGTGGAGCCGCATGCGCCCCCGCGAACGGCAGAACCTGCTGTGGCGCCTGGCCGACCTGATGGAGCGCGACGCCCAGCAGCTCGCCGAACTGGAGTGCCTGAACAACGGCAAGAGCGCCGTGGTGGCCAAGGTGATGGATGTGCAATTGGCCATCGACTTCCTGCGCTACATGGCCGGTTGGGCCACCAAGATCGAAGGCAGCACGGTCGAGCCGTCGATGCCGCTGATGCCCGACGGCGACTTCCATGCCTTCGTCCGGCGCGAAGCCGTGGGCGTGGTCGGCGCCATCGTCGCCTGGAACTTCCCGCTGCTGCTGGCCTGCTGGAAACTCGGCCCGGCCCTGGCCACCGGCTGCACCATGGTCCTCAAGCCCGCCGACGAAACCCCGCTGAGCGTGCTCAAGCTCGCCGAGCTGGTGGATGAAGCCGGCTACCCGGCCGGGGTGCTCAACGTGGTCACCGGCACTGGCCTGAACGCCGGCGCGGCCCTCAGCCGCCACCCCGGCGTGGACAAGCTGACCTTCACCGGCTCCACCGAGGTCGGCAAGCTGATCGGCAAGGCGGCCATGGACAACATGACCCGTGTCACCCTCGAGCTGGGCGGCAAGTCGCCGACCATCGTCATGCCCGATGCCAACCTGCAGGAAGCCGCCGCCGGCGCCGCCATGGCGATCTTCTTCAACCAGGGCCAGGTATGCTGCGCGGGCTCGCGCCTGTACGTGCACCGCAAGCACTTCGACAACGTGGTGGCCGATATCGCCGGCATCGCCAATGGCATGAAGCTGGGCAACGGCCTCGACCCTTCGGTGCAGATGGGGCCGCTGATCTCGGCCAAGCAGCAGGACCGGGTCACCGGCTACATCAACCTGGGCCGCGAGCTGGGCGCGACCCTGGCCTGCGGCGGCGAAGGCTTCGGCCCGGGCTACTTCGTCAAGCCCACGGTGCTGGTGGATGTCGATCAGCGCCACCGCCTGGTGCAGGAGGAAATCTTCGGGCCGGTACTGGTGGCCATGCCGTTCGATGACCTCGACGAAGTGGTGCGCCTGGCCAACGACAACCCCTATGGCCTGGGCGCAAGCATCTGGTCCAACGACCTGGCGGCGGTGCACCGCATGATCCCGCGGATCAAGTCGGGCTCGGTGTGGGTCAACTGCCACAGCGCCCTGGACCCGGCGCTGCCGTTCGGTGGCTACAAGATGTCCGGCGTGGGTCGCGAGATGGGCGCGGCGGCGATCGAGCACTACACCGAGCTCAAGGCGGTGATGATGAAGCTCTGA
- a CDS encoding sigma-54-dependent Fis family transcriptional regulator: MARQPTSALGAGDPLQQSRLVRLKLANEGELPSGMLRDAIDASWRRSLSHGLDCLQGEQLGQGQELRSLLEHNRLLIDAVTPELDYLVKRQGKSGIVILGDAQANVLAIEGQKQVLAREGLRDLHPGSCWSEALRGTNAIGTALVEGQPTLINCGEHYLDRLSPFSCTSVPLRDPQGQVIGVLDVTREGVMAQPQDSLSTLLLAAGQIENRLFALQQAEHLVLAFHSRPQYLASAWQGLLALSLDGEVLAANDNACQLLRASRQALLGQPASDLFGERAPGFIARLWQGAVSSVQTARGELFFRALHLPRQSPLKGAVAPPRSASPAKAQALEALAGDDARLARALRMAGQGLASGLPVLLLGETGTGKEVTARALHQAGPRADKPFVAVNCAAIPEGLIESELFGYRDGAFTGARRGGMVGRLMQAHGGTLFLDEIGDMPLALQARLLRVLQERRVAPLGAADEQDIDVALICATHRDLKRLVAEQRLRQDLYYRVNGVSLRLPALREREDLAAIIQGLLDKSAGRGVSLDPALAALLDGFDWPGNIRQLEMVLRTALAMREADEQVLTLEHLTDCLLDELTRGAAPSGSLRDNELELIRAALARHQGNVSAAAEALGISRATLYRKLKHLRG, encoded by the coding sequence ATGGCGCGACAACCTACCTCGGCCCTCGGCGCCGGCGACCCTCTGCAGCAATCGCGCCTGGTGCGCCTGAAACTGGCCAACGAAGGCGAACTGCCTTCGGGCATGCTGCGTGACGCGATCGACGCCTCCTGGCGCCGAAGCCTCAGCCACGGCCTGGACTGCCTGCAAGGCGAGCAACTGGGCCAGGGCCAGGAGCTGCGCAGCCTGCTGGAGCACAACCGCCTGCTGATCGACGCCGTCACCCCGGAGCTGGATTACCTGGTCAAGCGCCAGGGCAAGAGCGGCATCGTCATCCTCGGCGATGCCCAGGCCAATGTACTGGCCATCGAGGGCCAGAAGCAGGTGCTGGCCCGCGAGGGCCTGCGCGACCTGCACCCTGGCAGCTGCTGGAGCGAGGCGCTGCGCGGCACCAACGCCATCGGCACGGCGTTGGTCGAAGGCCAACCGACGCTGATCAACTGCGGCGAGCATTACCTCGACCGGCTCAGCCCGTTCTCCTGTACCTCGGTGCCACTGCGCGACCCGCAAGGCCAGGTGATCGGCGTGCTCGATGTCACCCGCGAAGGGGTCATGGCCCAGCCCCAGGACAGCCTGTCGACGCTGCTGCTGGCGGCCGGGCAGATCGAGAATCGGCTGTTCGCGCTGCAACAGGCCGAGCACCTGGTGCTGGCCTTCCATAGCCGCCCGCAGTACCTGGCCAGCGCCTGGCAGGGCCTGCTGGCGTTGAGCCTGGACGGCGAGGTGCTGGCCGCCAACGACAATGCCTGCCAACTGCTGCGGGCAAGCCGCCAGGCCCTGCTCGGCCAGCCTGCCAGTGACCTGTTTGGCGAACGCGCGCCGGGCTTTATCGCCCGTCTGTGGCAGGGCGCGGTGAGCAGTGTGCAGACTGCCCGCGGCGAACTCTTCTTCCGTGCCCTGCACCTGCCGCGGCAATCGCCACTCAAGGGCGCGGTGGCGCCGCCCCGGTCGGCCTCGCCGGCCAAGGCCCAGGCCCTCGAGGCGCTGGCCGGCGACGACGCGCGCCTGGCCCGGGCCTTGCGCATGGCCGGCCAAGGCCTGGCCAGCGGGTTGCCGGTGTTGCTGCTGGGCGAGACCGGCACCGGCAAGGAAGTCACTGCCCGCGCCCTGCACCAGGCCGGGCCGCGGGCCGACAAGCCATTCGTGGCGGTCAACTGTGCGGCGATCCCCGAAGGCCTGATCGAGTCGGAACTGTTCGGCTACCGCGACGGCGCCTTCACCGGTGCGCGCCGGGGTGGCATGGTCGGGCGGCTGATGCAGGCCCACGGCGGCACCTTGTTCCTCGACGAGATCGGTGACATGCCGCTGGCCTTGCAGGCCCGGCTGTTGCGTGTGCTGCAGGAGCGCCGGGTCGCGCCGCTGGGGGCCGCTGACGAGCAAGACATCGACGTGGCGCTGATCTGCGCCACCCACCGCGACCTCAAGCGCCTGGTGGCCGAGCAGCGTCTGCGCCAGGACCTGTACTACCGGGTCAACGGCGTGTCGCTGCGCTTGCCGGCCTTGCGCGAGCGCGAGGACCTGGCGGCGATCATCCAGGGCCTGCTGGACAAGTCCGCGGGCCGTGGCGTGAGCCTCGACCCAGCGCTGGCCGCGTTGCTCGACGGTTTCGACTGGCCAGGCAACATCCGCCAGCTGGAGATGGTCCTGCGCACCGCCCTGGCCATGCGCGAGGCCGACGAACAGGTGCTGACCCTCGAACACCTCACCGATTGCCTGCTCGACGAGCTGACCCGCGGCGCAGCGCCCTCCGGCAGCCTGCGCGACAACGAACTGGAGCTGATCCGCGCCGCCCTGGCCCGGCACCAGGGCAATGTCTCGGCTGCCGCCGAGGCCCTGGGCATCAGCCGGGCGACGCTGTACCGCAAGCTCAAGCACTTGCGCGGCTGA